GCACCTGCTGCCGCGCATGAAGATGGAAATGGGCCTGTGGCTGCAGGAAGCGCTCGAGGCGCAGACGCGCCAGTTGCTGTCGGGCGTGATGGCGCAACTCAAGCAGGATTACGACATGATGTTCGGCGAGACCTTGCGCGAGAGCCTGCGCCAGGCGATCAACGAGGTCGGCCGTGCCGACAAGGAAGGACACTAATGGGACACCGACTTTCGCGCATCGTGACGCGCACCGGCGACGACGGCACCACCGGGCTGGGGGATGGCCGGCGCGTCACCAAGGACAGCCTGCGTATCGACGCGCTAGGCGAGGTCGACGAGCTGAACTCGGTGATCGGCGTGCTGCTGGCCGAGAAACTGCCGGCCGACGTCGCAACGTGGTTGGCCGAGGTGCAGCACGACCTGTTCGATCTGGGTTCGGAGCTCGCGGTGCCGGGTTATTCGGCGTTGGCCGAGCCGCACGTGGCCGGGGTCGACGAACGTCTCGCCGCGATGAACGCCGACCTGCCGATGCTGAAGGAGTTCATCCTGCCCGGCGGCAGCCGCCAGGCGGCGCTGTCGCACCAGGCGCGTTCGGTGTGCCGCCGTGCCGAGCGCGCGGTGGTGGCGCTGGCGCGGGAAGAGGGCGTCAGCCAGGCGTCGCGGCAGTACCTGAACCGCCTGTCCGACGCGCTCTTCGTGCTCGCGCGCGTGCTGAACCGCGCCGAAGGGCAGGGCGACGTGCTGTGGCGCCCGCACCGTCGCGGGGAAACCGCCGGCGAGTAAGGCGGTCAGGCTCTTTCGAAGACAGCGGCCGGTGTGGCCGCTGTTTTTTGTCGTGTGTTTGCGATCCCGTTTTGGGATCGGTTTGTCGTGATCCGAACCGAAGAAAGGCCGGCATGAAAATCAACCGCGCGCAGCGCGCCGCGATCGGCACCCTGTTTTCCGGCGCCTCGACCGCCAGAAAGCTGGCGGCGGCCGTGCTGCTGGTGGTCGCGGTCTGCGGCTACCTGTGGCAGAAACCGGGTGAAGTCAGCGGGGTGGTGGTCGGTGTCGCCGACGGCGACACCATCACCGTGCTCGACGCGGCGCAGACGCAGCACAAGATCCGCTTTGCCTTCGTCGACGCGCCGGAGCAGGCGCAGCCGTGGGGCCAGCGAGCCAAGCAGGCGCTGTCCGACAGGGTGTACCGACGCGCGGTACGGGTCGAGATCGTCGACACCGACCGCTACGGGCGCGAGGTCGGGCGCGTGTGGCTCGACGATACCGACGTCAATCTCGCGCAACTGGCGGAGGGGTATGCGTGGCACTACGTCTACTACGCGAAGAAACGGCAGGACAGCGGCGACTTCGCGGGCTACGAGCGCGCGCAGGATGCGGCGAGGGCAGGACATGTCGGCCTGTGGGCCGACAGCAACCCGACGCCACCGTGGGATTTTCGGCGCGAGAAGCGGGGCGAGTGAAGCGTCAAGCGCCAAAAACCAAAGCTTGGCCGAGCTCGGCCAACCTTTTTCGTTCCGGGATGGGAGAACGCTTACGCGGCGGCGTCGACGCGGTCTGCCTCGAAAGCCTCGGCCAAGCTCGCCATCGTCGGAGGCCAACGGTCCGCATTGCAGAACCCGCCATGCATGAATAAAAGCGGCGGCGCATTGCGCGCCACCGTCGTCGGCGCCTCGTGGAGGAGTTCGAGGCGCGGCGTGGCCATCACAGCACCTCGGCCGCGTGGTCGGCGAGGCGTGAACGTTCGCCGCGTTGCAAGGTGATGTGGCCCGAATGGCTCCAGCCCTTGAAGCGGTCGACGACGTAGGTGAGGCCCGAACTGCCCTCGGTCAGGTAGGGCGTGTCGATCTGCGCGATGTTGCCGAGGCACACGACCTTGGTGCCGGGGCCGGCGCGCGTGACCAGCGTCTTCATCTGCTTGGGCGTCAGGTTCTGCGCCTCGTCGATGATCAGGTACTTACTGAGGAAGGTGCGGCCGCGCATGAAGTTGAGCGACTTCACCTTGATGCGCGAGCGGATCAGGTCGCGCGTCGCGGCGCGGCCCCAGTCGCCGCCGTCGTCCTCGCTCTTGTTGAGCACGTCGAGGTTGTCTTCGAGTGCGCCCATCCACGGCATCATCTTTTCTTCCTCGGTGCCCGGCAGGAAGCCGATGTCCTCGCCGACCGGCACCGTCACCCGCGTCATGATGATCTCGCCGTACAGTTTCTGTTCCAGCGTCAGCGCGAGTCCGGCGGCCAGCGTCAGCAGCGTCTTGCCGGTACCGGCCTGGCCCAAGAGCGTCACGAAATCGACGTCGGGGTTCATCAACAGGTTGAGCGCAAAGTTCTGCTCGCGGTTGCGCGCGGTGATGCCCCACACGTTGTTCTTCTGGTGTGTGTAGTCCTTCAGCGTTTCGAGGATGGCCGTCTTGCCCTCGACCGCGGTCACGCGCGCCTGCAGCGGTTGTTCGCCCAGTTGCCACAGCATCTGGTTCAGGTAGAGGTTGGGCACGTCGCCGCCCTTGACCTCGTAGTAGCTGCGGCCGTGTTCCTGCCAGCTCTTCAGGTCCTGGCTGTTGCGTTCCCAGAACGCGCCGTCGATCTCGCGCGAGCCGGTGTAGAGGATGTCGGTGTCCTCCAGTACCTTGTCGTTGAAGTAGTCCTCGGTGTCCAGACCCAGCGCGCGCGCCTTGATGCGCATATTGATGTCTTTGGACACCAGGATCGCCGCGCGGTCGCCGTCGAGTTCCTTGAGCGCCATCACGATGCCGAGGATCTGGTTGTCGGCCTTGCCGACCGGCAAAGACGTGGGCAGCACGCCGTGGATCGCCTGTGTCTGCAGGATCAGCTTGCCAGTGGCCGCGCCGCGGCTGGCAGTGTCGAGCGGGATGCCGGTTTCGATCTTGTCGACGCCGCCGCTGACGATCTCGTCGAGGTAACGGCTCGCCTGGCGGGCGTTGCGCGCCACTTCCGACATGCCCGTCTTGTGGGTGTCGAGTTCTTCGAGCGTGATGATGGGGATGAAGATGTCGTGCTCTTCGAAGCGGTACAGGCAGGTGGGATCGTGCAGCAGCACGTTGGTGTCGAGCACGAACAGCTTGCTGGTCTGGTTCTTTCTGCGGCTAGCCATGATGACCCCCTTGTGGCTGTTGAGGGCCCGGCACCTACGCCGGGCCCGGCTCGAGAAACGTCAGAGCGCCTTCACGAAAGCGAGCACCTCCTCTGCGTGGCCGGGGACTTTCACACCGCGCCAGGCGCGGCTGACATTGCCGTCGGCGGCGATGACGAAGGTGCTGCGTTCGACGCCCCTTACCTGTTTGCCGTACATATTTTTCATCTTCATGACATCGAACAAGTTACACACCGTTTCTTCGGCGTCCGACAGCAGTTCGAACGGCAGTTCGAGCTTGGCCTTGAAGTTCTCGTGCGACTTCAGGCCGTCGCGCGAGACGCCGACCACTTCGGCGCCGGCCGCCTGGAATTCGGCGTACAGGTCGCGGAACGCCATGCTCTCGTTGGTGCAGCCGGGCGTGTTGTCCTTAGGATAGAAATAGACGACGAGCGGTTTGGTGGCCTCCTTGAGCGCGAAGGTTTTGCCCGAAGTGGCGGGCAGCGTGAAGTCGGGGCAGCGTTGGCCTTCCATCAAAATTCCTTAGACCAATTGATTGGGAAAAAGCGGTACGTCTTGCTGTTAGATTAGCGGATCGCGAGGTGCGTGGACAATGTCGCGCATGCAGCTTCGACAAAGGTTGGCCGAGCCTGTCGGTGGGGGTTGGTAAAGGGGGAAAAGACTCAGTGACTTAGCGTGGAAGGGGGTGTGGCTTATTCGCGATGGCGGGTTTTCAGTAGCACCATCAAGGCACCGCTGCCGCCGCAACGATCGTCCGCCTCGCAGAAGGCGAGCACGTCAGGGTGGCTTTTCAGCCACTGGCGGACCATTTTTTTCAGCACAGGTTCGCCGTTCGAGCTTAAGCCCTTGCCGTGGATGATGCGCACGCACACGCCGCGTTCGCGCGCGCGATGCAGGAACACCACCAAGCGATCCTGCGCGGCGTAGCGGTCGAGGCCGTGCAGGTCGAGTTCGGCGACGACCGGCCAGTGGCCGTGCTTCAGGCGCCTGAGCGTGTTGCCCGGCATGCCGTCTCGGCTGTGGCGCGCGTCGATCTCGGCCGGCTCGAACCAGGCGCTCATATGCTGGAGCATCGCTGTCTGCTGCGCGTCGGTCAGCGGACCGTGACCGTGGCCGAAGCGCGGCTTGGCCGACGGGCGCGGCGGCTTGTGCGGGACCTTGCCGCTG
This DNA window, taken from Crenobacter cavernae, encodes the following:
- a CDS encoding PhoH family protein — its product is MASRRKNQTSKLFVLDTNVLLHDPTCLYRFEEHDIFIPIITLEELDTHKTGMSEVARNARQASRYLDEIVSGGVDKIETGIPLDTASRGAATGKLILQTQAIHGVLPTSLPVGKADNQILGIVMALKELDGDRAAILVSKDINMRIKARALGLDTEDYFNDKVLEDTDILYTGSREIDGAFWERNSQDLKSWQEHGRSYYEVKGGDVPNLYLNQMLWQLGEQPLQARVTAVEGKTAILETLKDYTHQKNNVWGITARNREQNFALNLLMNPDVDFVTLLGQAGTGKTLLTLAAGLALTLEQKLYGEIIMTRVTVPVGEDIGFLPGTEEEKMMPWMGALEDNLDVLNKSEDDGGDWGRAATRDLIRSRIKVKSLNFMRGRTFLSKYLIIDEAQNLTPKQMKTLVTRAGPGTKVVCLGNIAQIDTPYLTEGSSGLTYVVDRFKGWSHSGHITLQRGERSRLADHAAEVL
- a CDS encoding Smr/MutS family protein, which encodes MKPLKDQLKGAQERVRAAARTRSAVKAPAEPEPPIKPDTEPDFRTLFKDVRPLKASGKVPHKPPRPSAKPRFGHGHGPLTDAQQTAMLQHMSAWFEPAEIDARHSRDGMPGNTLRRLKHGHWPVVAELDLHGLDRYAAQDRLVVFLHRARERGVCVRIIHGKGLSSNGEPVLKKMVRQWLKSHPDVLAFCEADDRCGGSGALMVLLKTRHRE
- a CDS encoding cob(I)yrinic acid a,c-diamide adenosyltransferase, translated to MGHRLSRIVTRTGDDGTTGLGDGRRVTKDSLRIDALGEVDELNSVIGVLLAEKLPADVATWLAEVQHDLFDLGSELAVPGYSALAEPHVAGVDERLAAMNADLPMLKEFILPGGSRQAALSHQARSVCRRAERAVVALAREEGVSQASRQYLNRLSDALFVLARVLNRAEGQGDVLWRPHRRGETAGE
- a CDS encoding peroxiredoxin: MEGQRCPDFTLPATSGKTFALKEATKPLVVYFYPKDNTPGCTNESMAFRDLYAEFQAAGAEVVGVSRDGLKSHENFKAKLELPFELLSDAEETVCNLFDVMKMKNMYGKQVRGVERSTFVIAADGNVSRAWRGVKVPGHAEEVLAFVKAL
- a CDS encoding thermonuclease family protein; the encoded protein is MKINRAQRAAIGTLFSGASTARKLAAAVLLVVAVCGYLWQKPGEVSGVVVGVADGDTITVLDAAQTQHKIRFAFVDAPEQAQPWGQRAKQALSDRVYRRAVRVEIVDTDRYGREVGRVWLDDTDVNLAQLAEGYAWHYVYYAKKRQDSGDFAGYERAQDAARAGHVGLWADSNPTPPWDFRREKRGE